In Helianthus annuus cultivar XRQ/B chromosome 3, HanXRQr2.0-SUNRISE, whole genome shotgun sequence, a single window of DNA contains:
- the LOC110928238 gene encoding replication protein A 70 kDa DNA-binding subunit C-like — protein MENNKITMFSSLNAHSTNYTIKAKIISMWNKKMNGSDSQIYRVDMLLMDEEGSFIQCSCLHKLFKRFLKFLVVDDCLLVHKPSLAKDTTKIKVTGNDQKLSLYAFSSVLKTENWSGPRYFFRFTDFKSVLSKKVEVNTPIDFIGYVLVSYPIEDANRKDGSKTKRMNITLKDLEDQKISLTLWENYAITLSEYMNDKNRPDHVVILVHFGTVNIYQGKIGLTNMFEASRVFINSDLDQIQEFKDRYLEKEFSNSSSIKQSCSQVISSPEDEFLNAEDFVLTAFIASISEEKKVIIVGTVIAISNNKPWYYLSCNNCKKQIEEKSTLVEKDDGSFDVLDEKTFECINPDCDAVDVVPVYRYKIPLRVQDSTGTVSCTLFDYEAIKLIKKTSKELLDVYSKVKLICFSINM, from the exons ATGGAGAACAATAAGATTACTATGTTCAGTTCTCTTAATGCTCATTCTACGAACTACACAATCAAGGCAAAGATCATATCCATGTGGAATAAAAAAATGAATGGTTCTGATAGTCAGATCTATCGAGTTGACATGTTGTTGATGGATGAGGAG GGTTCATTCATTCAATGTAGCTGTTTACATAAACTTTTCAAACGGTTCCTTAAATTTTTGgttgttgatgattgtttatTGGTTCACAAGCCATCACTAGCCAAAGATACAACCAAGATTAAGGTTACTGGAAATGATCAGAAGCTATCTCTGTACGCATTCAGTTCTGTTCTGAAAACTGAAAACTGGTCTGGTCCTCGGTACTTTTTTCGTTTCACTGATTTTAAATCAGTGTTGAGTAAAAAAGTTGAAGTCAATACTCCAATAG ATTTCATCGGTTACGTTCTTGTGTCTTATCCTATTGAAGACGCAAACAGGAAGGATGGCTCTAAAACCAAAAGAATGAACATAACTCTTAAAGATCTCGA AGATCAGAAGATTAGTCTTACATTATGGGAAAACTATGCAATCACTTTGTCAGAGTACATGAATGATAAAAACAGACCTGATCATGTTGTTATTCTCGTCCATTTTGGCACAGTAAACATTTATCAAG GTAAAATTGGCCTTACTAATATGTTTGAAGCAAGTCGTGTGTTCATAAATTCAGATCTGGATCAGATACAAGAATTCAAAGACAG GTATCTTGAGAAGGAGTTTTCTAACTCATCTTCCATTAAACAGTCATGCTCTCAAGTTATATCCAGTCCGGAAGATGAGTTTCTTAATGCTGAAGACTTTGTGTTGACTGCTTTTATTGCATCAATTTCTGAG GAGAAAAAGGTTATCATTGTTGGTACTGTTATAGCAATTTCAAATAATAAGCCTTGGTATTATTTATCATGCAATAATTGTAAGAAGCAAATTGAAGAGAAATCAACATTGGTTGAAAAAGATGACGGCAGTTTTGATGTTTTGGATGAGAAGACTTTTGAGTGTATAAACCCTGATTGTGATGCTGTTGATGTTGTTCCTGTTTATCG TTACAAGATTCCTCTAAGGGTTCAGGACTCGACTGGGACTGTTTCTTGTACGTTGTTTGATTATGAAGCTATTAAGCTTATTAAAAAAACCTCCAAAGAGCTTCTTGATGTTTACTCAAAGGTGAAATTAATTTGTTTTTCAATCAATatgtaa
- the LOC110930467 gene encoding uncharacterized protein LOC110930467: MGYLSHRVDPDELKPGDHIYTWRTAFTYAHHGIYVGGNKVIHFTCDQENAKSNSGWNLSSSLPLPSSCLNSSSLNSSCLNSSCLNSSCLNSSSLNSSSLNSSCLNSSSLNSSCLNSSSLNSSCLNSSCLNSSCLNSSCLNSSCLNSSCLNSSSLNSSSLNSIDCGFSLPNCDSGLCLCTYYCGFHLPESGVTSSCLNCFIGTGSLYLYQYGVNKWRHLSKLRGGTSTTAPCDPPQVVIHRAMCLFNSQAGFGKYDVYTNNCEDFALYCKTGLLIPVKRVTGSSGQVNFIYNAPWKTALVSVALKVVCGTVAGAVGGGYTVGKHYMNRYKYDIGVRNDVVKVKVEDVGSFRGC, translated from the exons ATGGGTTATCTTTCTCACCGAGTTGATCCAGATGAACTGAAGCCAGGAGACCATATTTACACTTGGAGAACTGCATTCACTTACGCCCACCACG GTATTTATGTTGGTGGAAACAAGGTGATCCATTTCACCTGTGATCAAGAAAACGCTAAGTCTAATTCTGGATGGAACTTGTCTTCTAGTCTTCCACTTCCATCTTCATGCTTGAACTCTTCATCTTTAAACTCATCATGTTTGAACTCTTCGTGTTTGAACTCTTCATGTTTGAACTCTTCATCTTTGAACTCTTCGTCTTTGAACTCATCATGTTTGAACTCTTCGTCTTTGAACTCATCATGTTTGAACTCTTCGTCTTTGAACTCATCATGTTTGAACTCTTCGTGTTTGAACTCATCATGTTTGAACTCTTCGTGTTTGAACTCTTCATGTTTGAACTCTTCATGTTTGAACTCTTCATCTTTGAACTCTTCGTCTTTGAACTCTATTGACTGTGGATTTTCGCTACCTAATTGTGATTCTGGTTTATGTTTATGCACTTACTACTGTGGATTTCATCTACCAGAGAGTGGAGTAACTTCCTCTTGTTTAAATTGTTTCATTGGAACTGGATCACTGTACCTTTATCAGTATGGAGTGAATAAATGGAGGCATTTGTCCAAACTCCGAGGTGGCACATCCACCACTGCGCCATGCGATCCACCCCAAGTTGTGATCCACAGAGCCATGTGTTTGTTCAACTCTCAAGCCGGATTTGGAAAGTATGATGTATATACAAACAACTGTGAGGATTTCGCTTTGTATTGCAAGACGGGCCTTTTGATTCCTGTCAAGCGCGTTACTGGAAGCAGTGGTCAGGTGAATTTCATCTATAATGCACCATGGAAGACTGCTCTTGTTTCAGTAGCTCTAAAAGTTGTTTGTGGCACCGTCGCGGGTGCAGTCGGAGGAGGGTACACAGTTGGGAAGCATTATATGAACAGATATAAATACGACATTGGTGTTCGAAATGATGTTGTAAAGGTTAAGGTGGAAGATGTGGGATCTTTTCGTGGTTGTTAA